CATTTTTGCAAAAGACGAACTAGATATAACCCACGTTTTATTGCAAGGAATTGTAGATAAAACAGTAGCTATTTCGGCTTATGCTATTTCAATTTCAATAGACGAAATATACAGTTCGGGCAATTTTAGTGAGGGCAATATTTTTAACAGACAGGAATTACAACTTTGGGAGCATAAAAAGCGACAGAAATATTTGTTTACCTCGCATCGGGTCATGCAACTACTGTACGATAAAATTCCCGAAACACTCCATTCACTAACTATAGACCCAATTGAAATCCCCGAATTAAAATTAAATTGATGGAACACAACAGTACATTTCCTATAAAACTTTCAGAATTAGAGGCGCTTCGCAATGAGGCAACTTCCTATTTAAAAGGAATTCAGTGGGAACAAGGCAGCAAAGCAAAACGCCGCGACAAAAACGTGGCAGATACTTCAATTATGATGTATTTGGCCAAGGCAAATGGCACGGCAAACAATGAGGTTATTTCAATTTCAAAGACCATTTTGGCGCTAAAAAAAAGACTATTGCCAGATTCAATAGCCATTCCCTTGCGTTTAAACCAAGGACTTTTAGCCTTACAAGAGGGATTGACAATGGCCATATGGCTTCGCGATAATTACTCCGATGCCTCGGGCCTATCGGCTTTAAGTGAAAAACTCACCACGTTAGATGCTGCACAAAGACACGAATTTGACAGTAAACAACAAACCGCTACGGCATTTATGCTTTACGGTTGCGCCTACAGAATTTTACACGAGTTAAAACCAAGTGTTTCGGACGATCTGGCGGTAATGAAAAACAAATTTGCCGGTATCCCCGAATTATCCCTCATGTCGCCACTCAAGGGTATTTCGTGTATGTTGTTTTACTTTGACAAATACTTAAATCACCCTGAAATTATTACGAGCGACGAAGATGTTGCAATTTTTAGTGTTGTATTTTTTGAAACGATTATCGTTGAAATTCAAATGCGAATTGCTTCCTTAGATTTTACCGAAACCATTGAAGACCGCACCTATAAACTTGAAAAAAGCGACTTTGCCATTTCAGGATGGGAAAACACCTTGGAAGGTACCGCCAAAAGTGTTGAATTCAATAAAATACAATTCGAGGAAATTGTAGGTAATCGCGATGCAAAACACTTCGCTCGCCGTTTAACCGAACGTATGCTGAGCTATGATTTTGAAGCGAAAAAAAATCCTTTTCAAGAATTAGGTGGGTTTATGCCCGTATTTATGGGATATGGAATTCCCGGTACTGGAAAAAGTATGCTAATAGCAGCAATCGCAACAAGATTAAAAATGCATTGCGATAATCTGGATATTCCTTTTCTTTTCCATCCCATGCCAGATACCTTAATCTCTACTTTTCAGGGCGGTAGCGCCGAAAAAATGGTACAGTGGATGAAGCCGTTGAGCGATCCCACAAAACTAATTTTTGCACCAATTGATGATGCAGAAAACAATTTACAGGAACGAACCGCACAAGGCGTTTCGGCAGGTGTAAAAGAAGTTATAGGCGTATTTCTGAGATATACAGAGGGCGCCTACGCCATAAATTACGGCAATAGCAGCATTGGTTTATTTACCAATCTTCCAGAAATGTTAGATAAGGCAGTTATTAGCCGTGTACAAGGTAGGTTTAAGATAGACGGAGCACGAACTATTCCAGATTTTATTGACCAAGATTACCTTTGGTGGCGCAAGTTTGAAAAAACCATGCCCGATTTCGTAAATATGTCAAATCCTGAAAAATATACATTTTTAAGCGAGCAAGGTCTGGTTCAAAATTTAGGCGAAATATTAAACCAAAACGAAAAGCCAACAGAAGCAAAGGTTTTGGAGATATACGAGCGTACGGAAAATAAATACAACCCCAATCAGCATTTGTTTTTCGCAGAATTATATAAAAATATACAAAAGGAATTTGCTTTTTTCTCTTCACGCGATATCCGGAATATTCAGAGTGCTATTTCGCTTAGATTATCAGATTTCGATTTGCCCAAGGAATGGTTTGAAGACCCGACGCTTTACTTCAAAAAAGATTACAACACAAAGTTTAAAATGTTGCAAGACTTGATGAAGCAAAATATGAAAGGCCTCAATTTTAGCGATATTAGAAGGCAGGAAACCGTACGATACCTGGATAATGTTGCAACCATAGCCGACACTGATTTTAAACGACAGGTAGAAGGGCGCATTGCCGATATGAAAGTTCAATTGGCCGCTCGCAGTTTTTTTGACAATTAACCCAAAGATTTCCTGCCGTGGAAAATTACCCACTATAAGCCAAAAAAACTACCGGGAAATAGCCATTGGCATTGAATAAAAACATTTGAATAAACAACTATTTTGGATAAATTAAAACAAGCGGGATTATTTGGCAACGGCCTTGTAAAGGTTACCGGCAGTTTGGTAAAACGCTACAACGGATGTTTGGCATTGCTCGGCGTTTCGGCTAGCAAATTAACCACATTTTCGGTCGATGCCGCTGGATGGAGCCCAGAAATTGCCGATGAAAAAAACAATAATTTTTATCTTAACATTGGAGAAGCAAACGCCAATGCTATCATTGTTTCGCCACAACAAGAAGGTAAGCCCGTCTTTAT
This region of Aequorivita marisscotiae genomic DNA includes:
- a CDS encoding AAA family ATPase, whose translation is MEHNSTFPIKLSELEALRNEATSYLKGIQWEQGSKAKRRDKNVADTSIMMYLAKANGTANNEVISISKTILALKKRLLPDSIAIPLRLNQGLLALQEGLTMAIWLRDNYSDASGLSALSEKLTTLDAAQRHEFDSKQQTATAFMLYGCAYRILHELKPSVSDDLAVMKNKFAGIPELSLMSPLKGISCMLFYFDKYLNHPEIITSDEDVAIFSVVFFETIIVEIQMRIASLDFTETIEDRTYKLEKSDFAISGWENTLEGTAKSVEFNKIQFEEIVGNRDAKHFARRLTERMLSYDFEAKKNPFQELGGFMPVFMGYGIPGTGKSMLIAAIATRLKMHCDNLDIPFLFHPMPDTLISTFQGGSAEKMVQWMKPLSDPTKLIFAPIDDAENNLQERTAQGVSAGVKEVIGVFLRYTEGAYAINYGNSSIGLFTNLPEMLDKAVISRVQGRFKIDGARTIPDFIDQDYLWWRKFEKTMPDFVNMSNPEKYTFLSEQGLVQNLGEILNQNEKPTEAKVLEIYERTENKYNPNQHLFFAELYKNIQKEFAFFSSRDIRNIQSAISLRLSDFDLPKEWFEDPTLYFKKDYNTKFKMLQDLMKQNMKGLNFSDIRRQETVRYLDNVATIADTDFKRQVEGRIADMKVQLAARSFFDN